ATTTTGAAAAGTTCATCGCGCACCTTGAGAAGCATCAGCTAAGCGAGGCGTCGACCATGCGGGTCGCAGTGGCCGACGCGATGCGACGCAGCTGGACGCGGCCGATTGCACATGTCGGTTTGCCTGTCTGCCTGGATCCGCTGTTTGCGCATCGCAAAACGGCGCGCCCAAAACCGGGCCCAGCGTTGTGTGCGATCCGGGCGCTGGCGGTGGCGCTTGCAGAAAACAGCGCGCCCGCGGGGCGTTTGATCGGCAGCAAGATTGTTCATCCGCCGTCGATCGATATCGGTTTCGCAGTGGAAGTTGAGGACGGGGTGCTTGTTCCGGTGATTCGCAATGCGGCGAACCGGCCCCTGCCGTCGCTCGTGGAACCATACAACGACCTTGTGGAGCTCGCACGGCAGCGCCGCCTGCCAGTGGACGCGACGGGGGGGTCCATCGCAACCGTCACGAATTTCGGCACGTTTGGCCTGGAATGGGCGACGCCGATTCCGTTACCGGAGCAGACCCTGGTGCTCGGCATGGGCGCGGCGAAACGAAAGCCGCATTGGGATGTTGCGAAGGAGCAATTCATTCCTGTGATGGAGGCGAACCTGACGCTGAGTTTTGATCATCGCGTGCTGGACGGCGGCGCTGCAGGCAGGTTGCTGTCGAGAGTCGCTGAACTCCTGATGCATCCGGAGAATCTTTAACGGATCAAACGCTGCCCGGCCCGATCTCACGGAGCATGCGCGTTCCGCATTTCCCGATAATCCGTCCAGTTGCGACATGAAGTTTGGTGCGCACATGTCGACAAGCGGGGGCATCTGGAAAGCGCTGCAACGCGGCAAATCCATCGGCTGCGAATGCGTGCAGGTGTTCGTGAAGAACAACATGCAATGGGCTGGGAGGCCGCACGGTGCGGACGAGCTGGCGCTGTATTCCACCGAACTCGCGGCGGGCTGCTTCAATTGCGTGTTCGGACATACGGGGTACCTCATCAACCTCGGCGCGGCACCGTCGGAGAATCGCGATCGTTCTCTTAAATCCTTGATGCAGGAGATTGAGCTGGCATCGGCCCTCAAGTTGCCGTTCCTCGTGATGCATCCCGGATCTCATCTCGGTGCAGGCGAGGAGAGCGGGTTGCGGCAGATCATCGCGGGCCTTGATGAAGTATTTGCGGTTACGCGGAAGCTGCCTGTCAGGATAGCGCTTGAGAATACTGCAGGGCAGGGGAGCTGCCTTGGGAATGACATCGCCCATCTCGGCCGGATATTCGACGGCGTCAAGAAGCCCGAGCGACTCGGTGTCTGTCTCGATACGGCCCATTTTTTTGCGGCCGGTTACGATATCCGAACGCAGAAAGGATGGGATAAAGCCATTGCGCAGGTGCGGTCAACGGTGGGGTTGGAAAACATCCTGGCGTTTCATCTGAACGACTCGAAAACGGCATTGAATTCCAGGGTGGATCGTCACGCCCACATCGGGCAGGGGCAAATCGGAAAGGAGGCATTTCGCCATATCGTGCGGGACCCGCGTTTCGCCAGCCATCCCGCCTGTCTCGAAACGCCAAAGTCGCAGGATTTGCATGAAGACATTGGAAATCTTGAGATTCTTCGCAAGTTGGCGGGAGTGGAAACGCTCTGAAATAACGCTGGGGTAAATACCCTATTTGTGGATTTTTTTTCGGGAAATATGTTGCCGCGGTTCCTTGTAATGGTGGTTAGTTAGGTTCAGGCGGCTCTGAGTGGAGCCGCCTTTTTCTTCGTACCCGGGAGCGCGTCCTTTCACGCTGGTGCAATGCATCACCGCAAGTTCGACGGCTCGCGCACCTTTCGCACTGAAACGTGAAAGGCTACGTTTCAATCGGCCCTTCGCGGGGTTATTTTGCGCCGAGTTGAAGGCGCGGATCGTTTTCCAGCATCGACTTGAGGTTTGGCCAATTCGCCTCGTTCATCTCATTGAATGCGTTCAGATAAACGGCAGTGACCTCGTGCGGATATTTTTGGAGAAGCGCTTCCACTGCGTCCTTCAGCTTCGCATCTTCAACGGTTGGAGGAAGGTCCTCAACAACACCTTCCTCATGCTGGATCCCGAGCGGCGTCAGGAAGTCCACAAGCATGGAACGATATTTTTTCATGAGCCACATGCGGATGAGGTTGCCCGCGGCGAGTTCGAGCCCGGGTTTTCCGAGCGATGCCAGCATTGCCGTGTGTCGCTGAGACTTGGCCTGGCGTTCCATGAATACCGGGCGGACCTTCCGGGCTTCAGCAACGGCGCTGAGTGTCGCGCGATAGGTAGGTTTCTCGGTGTCGGCGATGAACGTCAGGATTTCGTTTCCCAACGCTGGCGACATAAAGCCGAATAATTCGTGTGCAGTGAGCATCGTTGTAAAATCTTTGGGCCGCGGCCGTCTCTGGCTTACCCGATTGTTGTGATGGTGATTCTATTTTTGTCCGCCAGCTGTTCGCAAGCTTCCTGTTCCAATAAGAGTGTGCGCCCTGCCTCGAGTGCCAGCACGGAAACACCCGATGCCCCGCAGGTTTCGAGCGTGCGAACCCCGATGCATGGAATGTCGAAGCGCATGTCGTGATTCAGCTTGGCGACCTTCACCGCCACAGCGCCGCCGTTCTTGCCGGCAAGTTCCCCGCCGCGCGCCAGGCATTTGTCCGTGCCCTCAAATCCCTCGACCGCGAGGACCGTGCCTTCCTTGACCACGACGAGCTGGCCGATGTCCAGGCGGGAGATTTCCTTTGCAATGCGCCATCCGTAATCGATGTCCTCTTGTTGCGCCGTCGAGATTTTCGGGCCTGCGTGAAATCCTTTGGCCGGCATCAAGGGCTGAAGCCACGGCGTCGCGGCGATCAGCTCGATGCCATCCTTCTGCAACTCGGCTGCGATGCCGCCAAAGATGCTGTGCGCATTCCGCTCCTTTAGTTTCAGCAACAATCCCATAGCGCGCAGATCCGGGCGAACATCGAATAGGTTCCGAGGCGCAATCTGTCCAGCCATCACGCACTGCCGAACGTCGCGTTCCCGGAAGGCGTTGATGAGTTTCGACAGTTGCCCGACCCGCGTCCACACGATGTCGTCGACCAATTCCGCGAGCGCAGGCTCGGTCTCTCCCTCGAATGCGACGGCGACGATGCGCCGAACGCCCATCGCGCGCGCCTGGCGGGCGAGAAGGAGAGGCAGCAGCCGATTGCCGGCGATGATACCCAGGGCGTCGGGGTTTTCGTGCACGGCAAGACGTTAACGTGTTTCAAAAAGCGTCCGCAAATCCAATATGTTTTCTCCCCATATGGCCGACGGTATTACTCCCCATAGGTGCCATCGGAGAGAAGGCTGACCGGTAGGTTATGAAAACGATACCTACATATATTCATGGGGTCCTGGATTACGTGGTGGGGCTTGCACTGTTACTGGCGCCAAACCTGTTCGGGTTTGCGGATGAAGGCGGGGCGGCGGTGATGGTGCCGCGCGTCATTGGCGTGATGATCCTGGGCATGGCCGTGCTCACTCGATATGAACTTGGGTTGTTCAAGTTGATCCCGATGCCTGTTCATCTAGCGATCGACTATGTCGTGCCGCTGATCCTGGCAGCTTCGCCGTGGTTGTTTGGGTTCAATGATCGGCCAGCGAACGTTTGGGCACCGCATCTGGTGGTTGGACTGGGGAGCTTCCTGGTTGCGCTCATGACCGAGCGGGAGCCGCGTCATCAGACCATCCCGCAGCACGCACCGTAAGACGGAGAAGGACAGGTTCCGAACCCCTCCGCAGTGGGGATTGGCCACTGACGTGCAGCCTGATTACGCCGATCAAACAACCGCTCGTGCATAAACCAAGAGCTATTTCCGATTTTACGGCAAAACACCCAGCGGTGAAGACGCCTGGCACCTGGACAAGTGTGACTGTTACGGCTGCAAGTCCGCGATCTGGCGGCGGTGTTCGCGCTGCTGGTTCCTTTGGTTGATCCTTCTGGCGCGCGCCGGTAGAGTGGCGCGCGTGCAGAATCCCAATGCAACGGTTCAACCTTCCAGCGCGTGGAGCCAGATTCGCACGATTTACCGGTATGAACTTCGGGGGGCGTTGCGTGAGCGCACGATCGTAATCAACAGTATTCTCATCCCCATCTTTCTGTATCCGCTCATCATGTGGGCGGGGTTCACAGGGGTGATGTTCATCCAGGGCCATTCGGACAGCACGAAGTCGCGCATCGCTGTCCTCAATGTCCCGCGCGAACATCCCGGCCTCCGTGCCCGTTTCGAGCGCGACCGCCGGATTAATATCGTCCGCGATGCTTCTGCGACTCCTGACCAAATCCAGCGAGGGAACCTGGATGCGATCGTTGAGTTCGTTTCTCCCGAAGCCGAGCGGGCTGCGCTGCCCGGGAACTTCACGGCGAAAATCACCTTCAACGGATCCAAGGATCGAAGCAACAGCGCCCGACAACGCGTGGAAGGCGCGATCGAGAGGTATCGACGCGACTGGGTTGCCCGCGAGGGCCGCAAGCTCGGGATCTCGGATGCCGAATGGGCCGGATTCAAGATGACGTCCCGGAACCTGGCTTCGGAAAAGCAGATGGGAGGTTTTGTTCTTGGCATGCTCATACCCGTGTTGTTCGTGGTCATGGTCGCCGCGGGTTGCTTTTATCCCGCCATCGATTGCACCGCAGGAGAACGGGAGCGGAATACTTGGGAAACACTCATGTCCTCAGCGGCGAAGCGGGTTCACATCGTTGTGGCGAAATACCTGTATGTCACAACACTCGGCGGTTTGGCAGGTGCTTTGAATCTGGTGGCATTTGCGCTGACGTTGAAGCCGATGTTTGCGCCATTGCTGGCGCAGGCGGGTGTGACATTCAATTTTGCAGTTCCGCCTGCGGCGATTCCACTGCTCATTCTCGCGGCGGTGTTGCTGGCGGGGTTCGTCGCGGCGGGCATGATGATCTTCGCCTCCTTCGCACGGACGTTCAAGGAGGGCCAGGCGATGATCATGCCGTTCTATCTCCTCGTCATGCTTCCTCCGATTGTTTTGCAATCGCCCGGCATCCAGTTCACCACCACGCTTGCGTTGATACCCGTCGTCAATGTGGCGATGATGGTTCGGTCCGTGGTGACAGGAATCTACCCGTGGGTGCAAATTGGAATCACGATTGCAGTGTCACTGGCGATGATCGCGCTCTGCGTACGTCTCGCGGCGTTCATCCTGCGTTTTGAAGACGTCATGGCCGGAGCGTACAACGGAAGCATAAAACAGTTCTTCCGCGAGCGCTTGTTCGGCAAGGCAAAGAGCAGCGGCGGAATACAAACCTGATAGCCATCGAAGATTTATGGAGACGACAGTTCGCGTCGAGAACCTGAAAAAGATCTACTTCGAGGAAGGCCGTGGCGAGGTGCGGGCCGTCGATGGAATCAGCTTCAGCTGCCAGCCGGGTGAAATATTCGGCCTTCTGGGCGCGAACGGCGCTGGCAAGACGACGACACTTCGAGTGCTTGCCACCATTCTCCAGCCGACTTCCGGAACCGCGGCGCTGATGGGCCATGACACCGTGCGCGAACCCGAATGGGTGCGGCGGAGCCTCGGATTTTATTCGGCGAGCACAGCGTTGTATCCACGGCTCACAGCGCGCGAGACGCTGGAATTTTTCGCCAGGATCAACGGTTATCCGACCCAGCGTGTTAAGGCGCGCGTGGATCACTTGATCGCACGCTTTGGAATTTCCGAGTACGCGGACGCGAGGGTGGATCGGCTTTCCCAGGGCATGAAGCAGAAGGTGTCGATTGCACGGACGGTGGTGCACGACCCGCCGGTTGTGATTTTCGACGAGCCGACCGTTGGGTTGGACGTGCTGAATGCGATCGAAATGCAGAAGGTCATTGCGGAGTTTCGCACGGAAGGTAAGACCATTCTCTTTTCCACCCACATCATGAGCGAAGCCGAGCGTTTATGTGATCGGATCGCGATTGTGCATCGGGGAAAAATTCACGCGTCCGACACGCTGCCGGCGCTTCGCAGCGCCAGCGGCAAGCATTATCTCGAGGACATCTTTGTTCATTTCGTCGAGCGCGCCAACGCAGGGTCCCTGCCTCTTCTTGAGGTTCCATGAATGTGCGGGTTTCCACGGTCTGGATCCTGTTCCGCCATGAACTGCGCATGATCCTGCGGGACAGGCGCACGCTCATCACGGCGGTCATCGTGCCGATGCTGGTCACGCCGCTCGTGCTGGCATCCTCGTCATGGACACGCAAGCAACGCGAGGCGGTCCTGCAGAGCACCACATATAAGTATGCTGTCGCGGGTGAAGCGCGCGACCAGATCCGCGAGTGGATCACGACTGCGATCGAACAGCGTGACCTAAAGGCTGGAACGAACGGCGCCGGGTTGTTGCGCCTGGAGGAAGAGACTGCGATCACCAATGCCGTCGAGGCGCTGCACGCCGCCACGATTCATTTTTTTGTGGAGGGTGTCCGCGAGGTGAAGACCAATTCGACCGGAGAAGTAACGCCGGAACCGTTGCCGACACTGCGGTTTGTCTATCGTGGTGACCGCGACGATTCGCTCAAGGGACAGCAGGAACTCGAGGAACAACTGGAGCGAATGCGCAAGCGCGGCCGCGAGGACCTGCTTCGCGAAAGGGGATTTCCAGTCCGTGTGGAACAGGTGGCGGTTGTAGAACCCGTGGATCTCGCATCGAAGGCCCAAGTGGCCGGGCGCACGCTGGGCAAGATGATCTCGCTCTTTTTGCTGGTCCTGGTTTTCAGTGGCGGGGCTGTGGTGGCGAATGACCTCCTCGCGGGAGAAAAGGAGCGTGGCACGCTGGAAACCCTGCTGACGAGCAGCGCTTCCCGGACCGACATTATAGCTTCGAAACAGTTGGTGATCTTCGCCATCGCGACCTTCATCACCATCATGCAGGTGATGAACCTGCTCGTGTACGTGGGTTTCAAGGTCATCCCCGTTTCAGCGAATCTGTCTGCCGCGGTGACGCCAGCTGTTGCCTTGCTGTTACTGGCGTTGTTCCTGCCCATGACCGGGCTCGTTGCGGGGCTTTTGTTGCTGGGATCGGGCTACGCCAAGACGTACAAGGAGGCGCAGTTGTACTTTCTTCCGATGCTGGTGATCTGCGTTCTCCCGGCGCTCGCCCCGATTTTTCCAGACCTTCCGTTGCGGTCGCTCGTTGTCTTGATTCCGATTGCGAACGTTGGTGTCGCGGCGAAGGAGATCCTTGTCGGCGTGTTCGACTGGCCGATGATTGCGCTGGCGTGGATCGTGACGGCCGGGACAGGACTGTGGGTTACGCGGATCACGATCTCGTTGTTGTCCGCAGAGCGATTGATGAATGCGGGGGGCGGTCAACTCTCGCCGACCGACGGCGCGGGGCGGTTCAGCCGGCATGTGGTTGCGTGGTTCGCGACGTTGTGGGCGGTGCTCTGGGTCGTGAACAGTTACACGGCGCGCGCGGACATTCGGGTGCAATTGCTGGTCAACCTGGTGGGACTTTTCCTGGGCGCTTCACTGCTGATCCTTTGGCGCTATCCACTCAATTGGGGCGAGATGCTGGCGTGGCGCGGTCCGAAACCGCTTGTCTGGCTGGGCGTGGTGTGTGCGATTCCGGGTGGCGTGCTGACTGCGAGTGGGCTGGCGCGACTGGCGAGCCAGTTTGTGCCAGTGTCGGAGGAGATGCTTGAGGAGTTCTCCCGCACATTGATTCCAGAAGGCATCACGACAGCGGAACTGTTGTTCTTCCTGGCAGTGCTGCCCGGGTTTTGCGAGGAGTTCGCATTTCGTGGATTGCTGCTCCACGGTTTGCGTCGCCGGTTTCATCCCGTGGCTCTCGTGGTTGTTGTCGGGTTGGTGTTCGGGATCTTTCACTTCGCGCTGTTCCGTTTCGCGGGCACCGCATTTCTGGGAATGCTGCTCGCGGCCGTGACCTTGATCACGGGTTCGATTTTCCCAGCAATGGTGTGGCATGCGGGAAATAATGCGCTGGGCGTGATCGCGTCGCAGGCGGAAGTGCCGGTCGCCGAGCTGGACGGATGGATGTATGGGGCGGGGGTTGTGCTGCTTGCGGTGGCGTTCTGGATTTTCTGGCGCGAGCGCCAGCCGGCCGCGGGATTGCGGTGGAGGCGATGAGCTTGTTGCCTTTGACGTAAACATGTTGCGCCGCTGTCGCAATATCTGGCGAACGTCAGCTCCGGACGAGCGTCCTGCTTACACAAACGAAGACACAATCGCCGACCTCGATAGGAGCGGCGTGAAATTGTTTCGAACCTAATTCCGGGCTGGGACCGGAGCTCACGAATTGTTTTGAGACGCGGCTCAAACGATCCGCTGGATTCCTCGAAGATTCATGCTACAGTCTCAGCCGCTTTGCGCTCGGTGGCGCGCGCGATACAACATGACTCAATTTGAAGCCAGGTTCAGCGGCATCGGCCGCTTGTTCGGAAGCGACGGCGCACAGCGCCTTCGCGATGCCCACGTGTGTGTCATCGGAATCGGCGGCGTGGGTTCATGGGCCGTTGAAGCGCTCGCACGGTCAGGCGTCGGACAGCTCACTCTCGTGGACCTTGACGACGTCTGCATCAGCAACGTCAACCGCCAACTGCACGCACTCACGGGGACCTTTGGCAAACCCAAGGTCGAGGTGATGGCCGAGCGAGCGCGGCTGATCCAACCGGACTGCCAGGTCAACGCGCGACAGGAATTTTTTCTGCAATCCAACGCCGATTCCATTCTCAACACGCGATTCGATTATGTCTTCGATGCGATCGACCGCGTCTCGATGAAGGCGCTGCTGATCGCATCGTGTGTTCAGCGGGGAATTCCGATCATCACCGCAGGTGGCGCGGGCGGGCGTCGCAATCCCGCAGCCATCGAAGTTTCCGACCTCGCGTTCTCTTGCAATGACCGTTTGCTGAAACACGTGAGAAAGGAACTGCGTTCCAAGCACAGCTTTACTCAGGCCGACAAGCCGTTCGGCGTGAAGTGTGTTTTCTCCCGGGAACCTGTCGTCTTTGCACAGGCGGACGGTTCGGTCTCCTGCGAGCGCGGCGATACCACGGATTTCCGAATCGATTGCAGCACTGGATTTGGAACCGCCAGTTTCGTGACGGGAACATTCGGACTCATTGCGGCCGGCCAAATCGTCGAGCACCTGGCGTCAACAGAGGCTGCAGTTATGCAGCGTGTCGAAACAGGATGCGATGCTTCCCGGCCTAGCGCTTGATCAACGTCGCGAAGGCGCGCTGAAAGTTTTCGTGAACCTGCTGCGCGAGTTGCTCGAGCGGTTCTTCCAGCAACTCGGCTGCGAACGCATAAACAGCGCGCAGGTTGGCGGGATGGTTCAGGGGTTTACCGTTCGAACCCGGGGGAAGAGGAAATTCAATGCGCGCTTCGGGGAGGCATTGGTCGGGGGCATCGGTTTCAACCAGCAATCGATCCGGCGGAATGTGGCGGAAAGTCTCGCGCTGCCGTTCTTTTCGTTCGTGCGCAAAATATCCTGGCAGCGAAAAATACCCGCCAAGATCCGCGAGCTGCCCAATCATCTCCCTTGGTCCGCCAAAGGAATGGAGAACGAACCCGCAGGCCGGCCGCGGCTCGCGCTTTAGAATTTCCAGCAGCCTGCCCCAGGCCTGCAGGCAATGAATGCTCACGGGCAGGTTGCGCTCCGATGCCATGCGCAGCTGCCAGACAAATACCTCCTCCTGCAGTGGCAGATCGTGATCCCGAATCCATTTGTCCAAACCAATTTCCCCAATCGCTGCAGGGACCGAATCCACCAAGCCTGTCAGCGTCTGCTTCCAGTGCTCGCTGCGTTCGCGCACATACCACGGGTGATATCCAAACGACGGGATGACCTGCGGAACACGGCGGGCGAGTTCCCGGACCTGCGGCCAGTCCTCCTCGCAGGAGCCATTCACGACCATCCACTCCACGTTGGCGCGCGGAAGTTCCTGAAGGATCGATTCAAGGTGCGGCCCGAGGCGCTCGTCCTGCAGGTGGTTGTGGGCGTCGCAAAGACGCAACGTCGAAACGCTCACGGCCGGGAGGAAATCCAGAGGGAATGGAGAGGCGCAAGTTTCCTGAGCTCCGCGCGAATTTCGGTCCAGATGCGATACTCGAGAATGCACCGCCGGAAAATTCCCGCTGCCGCGACCTGTGCCGCGAATTTTTCACGAACCTGGTGTTCGATGCGATCGTATTCTGCCCGCTTCCTGCGTTCAGCGCCATCGGCAACGATTCGGTTCTGTGGCATGAGGTCACTCTATCGCGCGGCCAAGCCTTGTCCAGCCGGCTCCTATCCTCATCAAGGATGATGCGGGATAGTCGCGGGTGCATTTAAGATATTGGCGGATCGATCCTCGCCGTCTTGAATAGCTCGCATCAACCGTGAACATCTGCCCGCACATGGTTTCATTTTTTTCTATCGTCGCTTCGCGCCAAACCGTCGTTCGCCTCGCAGCGTTGCTTTCCGCTGGACTGGCAATTGTTCAATCGCCGCTGCAAGGCGCGGAATCACCACAATCCCGCAATCGCGGCGGCGGGCCCGACCGCGGAGTCTACAAGGCCCGCATCGAGCCACATTGGTTCGGCGACAATTCAAAATTCTGGTATCGAAACGATCTGAGTGGCGGTGCCCGCGAATTCATCCTTGTAGCTGCCGCCACTGGCACGCGTCAGGCGGCATTTGATCATGCGCGGCTTGCCGAATCCCTGTCTCGGGCTGCGGGCGAATCATTTTCCGGGGACCGTCTGCCGTTCTCGGAAATCGAATTCGCCAATTCCGGCGCGAGTGTTCGATTCAATGCCGCGGGGAAGCAGTGGAAATGCGATTTGAGCTCTTACCGCTGTGAAGTTGTGACCAACGACGCGCAAGCTGCGTTGCACCACAATGTGACGGCCACCCCGATGCTTGCTGCGGCGGAAGCCCATCCTGAAATGAATCCGCAGGAGGACGACGATGAACGACCGAGGCGGGGCGCGGAAAGCGGCCGCCGCGCGGGGCGTGCGGTCACGTCTCCCGATGGCAAGTGGTCGGCAAGCGTGCGCGAATTCAATGTTGTCCTCCGTGAGCAGGCCAATGGAATGGAGACGGTCCTCACGAGCGATGGAGTCGAGACCAATTATTACATGCAGCTCGAATGGTCGCCTGATTCCAAATCGCTCGTGGCATGGCAATTGGAACCTGGCGACCAGAAGGAGGTGTACCTGGTGCAATCCTCTCCACCGAGCGGCGGTCGCGCTGTGTTGCGGAAGCGGCCGTATGCGCTGCCGGGTGACCGCTTCAGCCGATATGCAGTCAACTTTTTCGACGTGGCTGCGCGAAAACGGACTGCCCCCGCAGTGGACCGTTTCGAGCACCAGTGGGAACGTCCCCGCGTGCGCTGGCATCCCGATCAACGGCGGTTCGCGTATCAACAAGTTGATCGTGGACATCGGCGCCTTCGCGTGATCGAGGTTCATTGCGATACCGGATCCGCGCGCAACATCATTGATGAAAAGTCGGAGACGTTTATCTGGACCGCCCACACGGAGAGTCTGAATCTCCGTTACGTCAACTGGCTCGAAAAGTCCGACGAGATCGTTTACGTGTCGGAAAAGGACGGGTGGCGCCATATGTATCTTGTGGACGCCGCCACTGGGCAGATTCGAAACCCAATCACACAAGGGGAATGGGTGGTTCGCGGCATCGACCGTATTGATGAAGAGAAGCGACAGATCTGGTTTCGTGGGGCGGGCAGGAATCGAGGCGAGGATCCTTACTTCATCCATCATTATCGTGTGGACTTCGATGGCTCCGGCCTTGTCGCGCTCACGGAAGGCAACGGCACGCACGCGGTTCAATTCTCGCCAGATCGCCAGTTCGTCATCGACACCTACAGCCGTGTGGACATGCCGCCTGTGCATGAACTCCGCCGCTCTGCCGACGGCGTGAAGGTAGTGGAACTTGAACGCGCTGACATCAGGGAGCTGAAAGAATCGGGATGGGAGGCTCCCGAGGTTTTTGTGGCGAAGGGCCGCGACGGGACGACCGACATCTGGGGCATCATTTGCCGCCCGCGCGCGTTCGACGCACAGAAGAAGCATCCCGTCCTGGAGCAAATATACGCGGGCCCGCAGAGCGCGTATGTGCCGAAGTCCTTCAGCGCGCAGCGCCGATTCTCCGCAATGACTGACATGGGATTCATCGTGGTGCAGATGGATGGCATGGGAACGGCGTTTCGTTCCAAGGCGTTTCACGATGTCTGCTACAAGAATCTTAAGGACGCAGGTTTTGCGGATCGCATCCTCTGGCATAAAGCGGCGGCGGCCAAGTATCCGTATTATGACATTGATCGCGTTGGCGTGTATGGAACGTCGGCGGGGGGCCAGAATGCAGGCGGCGCAGTGTTGTTCCATCCTGAATTCTACAAGGCAGCGGTTGCGAACTGCGGCTGCCACGACAACCGCATGGACAAGGCATCATGGAACGAGCAGTGGATGGGTTACCCGGTCGGGCCGCAATACTCCGAGTCGTCAAACATCGACAACGCGGGCAAGCTCGGCGGTGCGCTGTTCCTCGTGGTGGGCGAGATGGACAGCAATGTTCCGCCGGAATCGACGCTTCGATTTGCCGACGCCCTGATTGCGGCGGGAAAAGATTTCGATATGCTGGTCGTGCCGGGCGCGGAGCATGGGACTGGCGGCCGTTACGGCTCCTACGTTCAGCGGCGCACGCGCGAATTTTTCGCGCGCCACCTGTTGAATACGAGCGGCGGCGTGGCGGGCTCGACCACTCGGGCGCAGGCCAGCCAGCGTAACTAATGCCATGTTTAAAGCGTCTCCGGCTTTGTGCCTCGTTTGCGGTCCACCCCGCGGATGAGGCGTTTCACATGTGGTTAAACAGACGCAGCACGACGTAAACATCCAACCTATGAAAACACGCATTCTATTCGGAGCAATGGCGCTGATTGCCAGTTCGGTTCTGGCAGCTGATTCCGGCGCGAAGGACGAGATAAAAGCCGCCGCCAAAAAGCTTGGCGACAATTATTCCTGGAAGACGACGATTGAAAACGCCGGCGGCGGCGGCGGTGGCGGACGGGGCCTGGGCGGACCTGCGGAAGGCAAGACGGCCGGTGGAACCACGTGGCTGTCACTTGCCCGTCGCGATACCACCACGGACGCCTATATGACGGGAATGGACAAGGGTGCAATCAAGACGGATGAAGGCTGGCGATCCTTATCCGAATTGACGCAGGATGCAGGCGGCGGCGGCGGTGGATTCAATCCAACGGCATGGCTCGCGCGCACCGTTCGGAATTACAAGGCTCCCGCCACGCAAGCTGCGGAACTTGCCGAACAGACCAAAGCGTTGACCAAGGAAGGTGATGCGTATTCTGGCGAGCTGACAGAGGAAGGCGCAAAGGCTTTGCTGTCGTTTCGCGGTGGTGGCGGCCAGGGGCCCACGGTTCAGAACGCCAAGGGAACGGTGAAGTATTGGGTCGCTGACGGAAAAATTACCAAGTACCAGTACA
This is a stretch of genomic DNA from Verrucomicrobiia bacterium. It encodes these proteins:
- a CDS encoding ABC transporter permease subunit — translated: MNVRVSTVWILFRHELRMILRDRRTLITAVIVPMLVTPLVLASSSWTRKQREAVLQSTTYKYAVAGEARDQIREWITTAIEQRDLKAGTNGAGLLRLEEETAITNAVEALHAATIHFFVEGVREVKTNSTGEVTPEPLPTLRFVYRGDRDDSLKGQQELEEQLERMRKRGREDLLRERGFPVRVEQVAVVEPVDLASKAQVAGRTLGKMISLFLLVLVFSGGAVVANDLLAGEKERGTLETLLTSSASRTDIIASKQLVIFAIATFITIMQVMNLLVYVGFKVIPVSANLSAAVTPAVALLLLALFLPMTGLVAGLLLLGSGYAKTYKEAQLYFLPMLVICVLPALAPIFPDLPLRSLVVLIPIANVGVAAKEILVGVFDWPMIALAWIVTAGTGLWVTRITISLLSAERLMNAGGGQLSPTDGAGRFSRHVVAWFATLWAVLWVVNSYTARADIRVQLLVNLVGLFLGASLLILWRYPLNWGEMLAWRGPKPLVWLGVVCAIPGGVLTASGLARLASQFVPVSEEMLEEFSRTLIPEGITTAELLFFLAVLPGFCEEFAFRGLLLHGLRRRFHPVALVVVVGLVFGIFHFALFRFAGTAFLGMLLAAVTLITGSIFPAMVWHAGNNALGVIASQAEVPVAELDGWMYGAGVVLLAVAFWIFWRERQPAAGLRWRR
- a CDS encoding tRNA threonylcarbamoyladenosine dehydratase yields the protein MTQFEARFSGIGRLFGSDGAQRLRDAHVCVIGIGGVGSWAVEALARSGVGQLTLVDLDDVCISNVNRQLHALTGTFGKPKVEVMAERARLIQPDCQVNARQEFFLQSNADSILNTRFDYVFDAIDRVSMKALLIASCVQRGIPIITAGGAGGRRNPAAIEVSDLAFSCNDRLLKHVRKELRSKHSFTQADKPFGVKCVFSREPVVFAQADGSVSCERGDTTDFRIDCSTGFGTASFVTGTFGLIAAGQIVEHLASTEAAVMQRVETGCDASRPSA
- a CDS encoding TatD family hydrolase, with translation MSVSTLRLCDAHNHLQDERLGPHLESILQELPRANVEWMVVNGSCEEDWPQVRELARRVPQVIPSFGYHPWYVRERSEHWKQTLTGLVDSVPAAIGEIGLDKWIRDHDLPLQEEVFVWQLRMASERNLPVSIHCLQAWGRLLEILKREPRPACGFVLHSFGGPREMIGQLADLGGYFSLPGYFAHERKERQRETFRHIPPDRLLVETDAPDQCLPEARIEFPLPPGSNGKPLNHPANLRAVYAFAAELLEEPLEQLAQQVHENFQRAFATLIKR
- a CDS encoding prolyl oligopeptidase family serine peptidase, which gives rise to MVSFFSIVASRQTVVRLAALLSAGLAIVQSPLQGAESPQSRNRGGGPDRGVYKARIEPHWFGDNSKFWYRNDLSGGAREFILVAAATGTRQAAFDHARLAESLSRAAGESFSGDRLPFSEIEFANSGASVRFNAAGKQWKCDLSSYRCEVVTNDAQAALHHNVTATPMLAAAEAHPEMNPQEDDDERPRRGAESGRRAGRAVTSPDGKWSASVREFNVVLREQANGMETVLTSDGVETNYYMQLEWSPDSKSLVAWQLEPGDQKEVYLVQSSPPSGGRAVLRKRPYALPGDRFSRYAVNFFDVAARKRTAPAVDRFEHQWERPRVRWHPDQRRFAYQQVDRGHRRLRVIEVHCDTGSARNIIDEKSETFIWTAHTESLNLRYVNWLEKSDEIVYVSEKDGWRHMYLVDAATGQIRNPITQGEWVVRGIDRIDEEKRQIWFRGAGRNRGEDPYFIHHYRVDFDGSGLVALTEGNGTHAVQFSPDRQFVIDTYSRVDMPPVHELRRSADGVKVVELERADIRELKESGWEAPEVFVAKGRDGTTDIWGIICRPRAFDAQKKHPVLEQIYAGPQSAYVPKSFSAQRRFSAMTDMGFIVVQMDGMGTAFRSKAFHDVCYKNLKDAGFADRILWHKAAAAKYPYYDIDRVGVYGTSAGGQNAGGAVLFHPEFYKAAVANCGCHDNRMDKASWNEQWMGYPVGPQYSESSNIDNAGKLGGALFLVVGEMDSNVPPESTLRFADALIAAGKDFDMLVVPGAEHGTGGRYGSYVQRRTREFFARHLLNTSGGVAGSTTRAQASQRN